One genomic window of Quercus robur chromosome 6, dhQueRobu3.1, whole genome shotgun sequence includes the following:
- the LOC126732949 gene encoding squalene epoxidase 3-like, whose protein sequence is MVVIDQHVLWTFFASLFGFVLLYIIRPNNNANNRKLKKKNSPQQRVDNNSFTDGEFRHVNGCDSVTDVIVVGAGVAGAALAYTLGKDGRRVHVIERDLTEPDRIVGELLQPGGYLKLVELGLEDCMEEIDAQRVLGYALFKEGKNTKLSYPLEKFHSDVSGRSFHNGRFIQRMREKAATLSNVKLEQGTVTSLLEENGTIRGVQYKTKDGQEHTAYAPLTIVCDGCFSNLRRALCNPKVDVPSCFVGLVLENCQLPFANHGHVILADPSPILFYPISGTEVRCLVDVPGQKLPSIANGEMAKYLKTMVAPQIPPELHEAFVSAIDKGNIRTMPNRSMPADPHPTPGALLMGDAFNMRHPLTGGGMTVALSDIVILRDLLKTLRDLNDAASLSRYLESFYTLRKPVASTINTLAGALYKVFSASPDQARKEMRQACFDYLSLGGIFSTGPVALLSGLNPRPLSLVLHFFAVAIYGVGRLLLPFPSPQRLWIGARLIWGAAGIIFPIIKAEGVRQMFFPATVPAYYRAPSVKSDI, encoded by the exons ATGGTTGTGATTGATCAGCACGTACTCTGGACCTTCTTTGCCTCCCTCTTCGGCTTCGTTCTTCTCTATATTATTCGTCCTAATAACAATGCTAACAACAGGaagctaaagaagaagaattctCCACAACAACGTGTCGACAACAACAGCTTCACCGATGGAGAGTTCCGCCACGTTAATGGCTGCGACTCCGTCACCGACGTCATCGTCGTTGGTGCTGGTGTTGCAGGTGCCGCCCTTGCTTACACTCTCGGCaag GATGGAAGACGAGTTCATGTGATCGAAAGAGACTTGACAGAGCCAGACCGAATTGTTGGTGAACTGCTGCAGCCTGGTGGATACCTGAAATTAGTTGAATTGGGCCTTGAAG ATTGCATGGAGGAAATTGATGCTCAGCGTGTGCTTGGATACGCTCTCTTCAAGGAAGGGAAAAATACGAAATTGTCTTATCCTTTGGAAAAATTTCATTCAGATGTGTCCGGGAGGAGCTTCCACAATGGACGTTTCATTCAAAGGATGAGAGAAAAAGCCGCTACTCTTTCCAA TGTGAAATTGGAGCAAGGTACAGTAACATCCCTGCTTGAAGAAAATGGGACTATCAGGGGGGTTCAATACAAAACAAAGGATGGCCAAGAACACACAGCTTATGCTCCTCTTACAATTGTGTGTGATGGTTGCTTCTCAAATCTGCGCCGCGCTCTTTGCAACCCCAAG GTAGACGTGCCCTCTTGTTTTGTGGGTTTAGTCTTGGAAAACTGTCAACTTCCATTTGCAAATCATGGGCATGTTATTTTAGCAGACCCTTCTCCCATCTTGTTTTATCCCATCAGTGGTACAGAGGTTCGCTGTTTGGTTGATGTACCTGGTCAGAAATTACCATCCATTGCTAATGGCGAAATGGCCAAATATTTGAAAACAATGGTGGCTCCACAG ATTCCACCTGAGCTTCATGAAGCCTTCGTGTCAGCAATCGATAAAGGAAACATTAGAACTATGCCAAACAGAAGCATGCCAGCAGATCCACATCCTACTCCTGGAGCCCTTTTAATGGGTGATGCTTTCAACATGCGTCATCCTTTAACTGGTGGTGGAATGACTGTGGCCCTATCTGATATTGTTATACTTCGAGATCTTCTTAAGACATTGCGTGACCTAAATGATGCAGCTTCATTGTCCAGATATCTTGAATCCTTTTACACCTTGCGCAAG CCAGTGGCGTCTACAATAAATACTCTGGCAGGTGCCCTCTATAAGGTGTTTTCTGCTTCACCTGATCAGGCAAGGAAGGAGATGCGCCAAGCATGCTTTGACTATTTAAGCCTGGGAGGAATATTTTCTACAGGACCGGTTGCTTTGCTCTCTGGTCTGAACCCTCGTCCATTAAGTTTAGTTCTACATTTCTTTGCTGTGGCGATTTATGGTGTTGGTCGCCTGCTACTACCATTTCCTTCACCTCAACGCTTGTGGATTGGAGCTAGATTGATTTGG GGTGCAGCAGGTATAATATTTCCCATCATCAAGGCAGAAGGAGTGAGGCAGATGTTCTTCCCTGCAACTGTTCCGGCATATTATAGAGCTCCTAGTGTTAAGTCAGATATTTAG